Proteins encoded in a region of the Solanum dulcamara chromosome 9, daSolDulc1.2, whole genome shotgun sequence genome:
- the LOC129902706 gene encoding 40S ribosomal protein S5: MDAGVVAAPAPAAPADASKENKAHTDVMLFNRWSYDEVSINDMSVEDYITATANKHPVYMPHTAGRYQAKRFRKAQCPIVERLTNSLMMHGRNNGKKLMAVRIIKHAMEIIHLLTDQNPIQVIVDAVINSGPREDATRIGSAGVVRRQAVDISPLRRVNQAIYLLTTGARESAFRNIKTIAECLADELINAAKGSSNSYAIKKKDEIERVAKANR, translated from the exons ATGGACGCTGGTGTAGTTGCCGCCCCCGCCCCCGCCGCCCCCGCCGACGCAAGCAAAGAGAATAAGGCTCACACCGATGTCATGCTTTTCAATCGCTGGAGCTACGATGAAGTCTCG ATCAATGACATGTCCGTTGAGGATTACATCACAGCAACTGCTAACAAGCATCCAGTTTACATGCCACACACAGCTGGTCGATACCAGGCCAAGCGTTTCAGGAAGGCCCAGTGCCCAATTGTTGAGAGGCTCACCAATTCTCTTATGATGCACGGAAGGAACAACGGAAAGAAGCTGATGGCTGTTCGCATTATTAAGCATGCAATGGAGATCATTCATTTGTTGACAGACCAAAACCCAATCCAAGTCATTGTTGATGCTGTTATCAACAG TGGGCCAAGGGAAGACGCTACGCGTATTGGTTCAGCTGGTGTTGTCAGACGTCAAGCCGTTGATATTTCTCCACTTCGTCGTGTTAACCAGGCAATTTATTTGCTGACAACTGGTGCACGTGAGAGTGCTTTCAGGAACATCAAGACCATAGCAGAGTGCCTTGCTGATGAACTCATCAATGCTGCCAAGGGTTCTTCAAATAG CTATGccattaagaagaaggatgagaTTGAAAGGGTTGCCAAGGCCAATCGTTAA